The genomic region GAGCTTGCGCCTTTTGTTGGCTGCCGCCTCGTACACCTCCACCTTGTACGCGTCCTTCTTGCCGGCGCCGTTCAGCGCCTCGACGACGAGCCGGTAGTTGAAGCCCGACACCACCTGCACCGTGCCCAGCACCACCTTGATGAACCTGAGCCGGCCGCCCGCCTGCTTCACGTGCTCCGCCACCGCCCAACGGCCGAGCCCCTGGATCTTCGGGTCGTTGATGTTACCGATGTGTTCCCACCCGCCGGGCATCGCCGTGGCGGGCATGGCGACGGCGTAGATgatggcggccaccacgatgacgAGGGCGATGCTGGTCCTCATGGCTGCTGGTTTGTGGTGTGCTGGCTTTGGATCTATCAGTGAGGTTTGGAAGCTTGAGAGCGGTCAGATACTCAGATCAGTCGAGGATCACTGACATGTGAACCGGGGGCGTTTAAATAGAAGCGCCGAGACATGGTCGAATAGATAGACGGAGATAACTGAATGCATGTCATATACACCATATATCTATCTAATTGTATCTAGAAGTAGCAATTAATGTGGTCGATCCCTTGATGCATACCGATACATTCTTGATGCATGCCTAAGGCTGGCTATAATGGGTAATATCATAAGTTAcaagttagtatcatgcatgtgaTACTAGTGTATAATACTATCTCTGTAATATATAGCAATATAGATTAATACTTCCTCCATCCGGTGAAGACTGTACATTTAATTTTTTTAGGATAAATTATGGAGTTAAGTAAAAAATGTATTGGAGAGATGCAAACCACCATCTttctcctctttaattacccaacctCCAATgggctaagtgcatgtagaaattaagaagaccatgtgtaGATTGTTATTGGTCTTCATTACCGTGTGATGGGAGAGAAGTATTTTTtcctactttaaagtgcattgaaaaGATAGAAGTACATTtttttgtggacaaattttgaagctagatgtacactcttcaccggacgaaGGAGTATCTCAGATGATCCTATTTATTGACATGCAAGACACATACTAGTATAATATTTATTATGATATGGTATCATAATACAATAATCAATTCTATTTTTTCACTTAATTCTATGTCATTTCATCAAAATTTCCTAGCTGATATGTATGATACTAACTATGGCATCCCCATTACGGTTAGCCTAAGGTGGTACCAATGCTTCCTTAGAAAAAAAAGGCGTCCATTAATTGGTTCCATATCAATATCTGATACTGATTTAAATGTTTGCTTATAGAAACATCCATCAATTGATTCCACGATGGATCTAATGATATTAATTTGCTGTTATGAATGCTgacatattttttctataaacttgatcaaacttaGAAAATTTAACAAAATTTACgcgaagtaaaaataaataaagggagtaTTAGTAAAGTAGACGCAAGACACTGAGACCAAAATATCTACAAGTACAATATACGAAACAGATATCATGGATATACATGTACGATTAAGTCATTATTCGTCCACAACAATGCAATCAAGAGGGGATAACACACACTCATGCCGACATCACCAAATCCAAGTAACAATGGCGAGGAGACATATTTTCACGGTTCAACACTTATGAAAGTGTGTCATTGCAGGGTCCGGCCAGTAATGGTGTGACGctcccgatttaatcgtacactaatcatgcacgcaaatgtgtacgatcaagatcagggactcacgggaagatatcacaacacaactctaaacataaataagtcatacaagcatcataatacaagccaggggcctcgagggctcgaataaaagtgctcgatcatagacgagtcagcggaagcaacaatatctgagtacagacataagttaaacaagtttgccttaagaaggctagcacaaactgggatacagatcgaaagaggcgcaggcctcctgcctgggatcctcctaactactccaggtcgtcgtcagcgggcagcacgtagtagtaggcacctccggtgtagtaggggtcgtcgtcgacggtggcgtctggctcctggactccagcatctggttgcgacaaccaggaagaaaggaaaggggaaaaggggggagaaagcaaccgtgagtactcatccaaagtactcgcaagcaaggaactacactacatatgcatgggtatatgtgtaaagggccatatcagtggactgaactgcagaatgccagaataagagggggatagctagtcttatcgaagactacgcttctggtcaccttcgtcttgcaacaggcagaagagggtaggtcgaagtcctccaagtagcatctccaagtaacatctcatagcataatcctacccggcgatcccctcctcataaccctgaggtagagcgaccaccggttgtatctggcacttggaagggtgtgttttattaagtatccggttctagttgtcataaggtcaaggtacaactccaagtcgtcctgttaccgaagatcacggctattcgaatagattaacttccctgcaggggtgcaccacataacccaacacgctcgatcccatttggccggacacactttcctgggtcatgcccggcctcggaagatcaacacgtcgcagccccacctaggcaaaacagagaggccagcacgccggtctaaacctaagcgcacaggggtctgggcccatcgcccatagcacacctgcacgttgcgagggcggccgaaagcagacctagcctagtggcgttccagtccaattcggcgcgcgccgctccgtgctgacgtctgaagtgcttcggctgataccacgacgccgggatacccataactactcccgcgtagatggttagtgcgtataggctcgtagccgactcagatcaaataccaagatctcgttaagcgtattaagtatccgcgaacgccgaacagggccaggcccacctgtctcctaggtggcctcaacctgccctgtcgctccgccacaaagtaacagtcgagggccgtcgggaacccaggcccacctctaccgggatggagccacctgtcctttcagcccccttatccgaatcacttgcgggtactcaacgagctgacccgactttagtcaccatctgtatagtaggtatgtatgtatagtatatacccgtgatcacctcccgagtgatcacggcccaatagtatagcaaggcagactgacaagaatgtagggccaatgatgataaactagcatcctatactaagcatttaggattgcgggtaaggtatcaatgactgtagcagcaatgacatgctatgcatcagaataggattaacagaaagcagtaacatgctacactactctaatgcaagcagtatagaatagaataggcgatatatggtgatcaaggggggggggcttgcctggttgctctggcaagagagaggggtcgtcaactccgtagtcgaactgggcagcagcagcgtcggtctcgtagtctaccggagagaagagggggaagaaacaatgaataccaagtaaacagatgcatatcgatgcatgacatgtcaagaagcgatgctaggcgtgccctaacgtggtatgaggtggtaccggtgaaggggggaaaacatccgggaaagtattcccggtgtttcgtgttttcgggcagaggagccggagggggaaagttgcgggttcgataggttaggggggtgtggcggacgaacggactgcgtatccgaattcgtctcgtcgttctgagcaactttcatgttgaaaatattttaatccgagttactgattaaaagatatgatttttttaaagattttattaatttctggaatttaattaattatttaattaattcgaaaaatggatttatgacgtcagcatgatgtcatgctgacgtcagcagtcaacagagttgactaagtcaaacttacgtatgattttctaaagattttattaatttctgaaatttaattatttatttaattaattcgaaaaatgtattaatgacgtcagcatgatgtcatgctgacgtcagcagtcaacaggggttgactgagtcaaccctgacatgtgggtcccgttcgtcatactctattaacttaattagcctaatcaaagttaattaaccttagttaattaggttaactagtggttagggttaattaaacagaattaattagattaattaaatacttaattaactaattagttaattagttttaattcattttcattttatttttatttttgttttaataaaaaCCGTTCCTTTtaggggggtggggcccccatgtcattggcccaggGCCAAACGGGTTCGGTGGGTTCGGGCGCTGGAGCGGACAACCGGCCAGGGCGACAGGGAGCCCGTAGCCTGCCCGGGGcggggcgtggccgtggccacggcggggttgccgcagcggggcaccaggagcaccggggaggcgtggccgtgggcgcggcgagGGCGGTCGGCGCAGGCCACCGGGGCACAGTGGGGCGCCGACCAACGGTCGCCGGCGCAAGGTCGAGGCAAGGCACGGCCAAGAGGGAACGGGGCCGCAACCGGGGCTAGCGGCGCCCAAGACGGAGGGTCGAGCGGTCCGGTGACCGGGAGGGGGGGAACGAGGGCGAGGTTCGGGTCGCCGGAGACGGAGCTCCGGCGACGACGCCGTTCGAGAAGAGGAGAGGATAGGGACCCGGGGGTTCGGTGGCCGGGAGGGGGGAACGAGGGCGCCGTTCggcgaggggggaaggaaagggcacgggggggggggggggaaggcggcgtggccgcgggtggccggagccggggcggagccggcgacggggctccgggcgcggcgtcgttcgggaggggggagagaggggaacgacggagggggagggggcgagctcACATCGGGGCGCGCCGGGTCTATGCGAGCGggctcggtggagggcggtgacgaccggcgaggaggcgggcgggggcgagctcgccggcgtcggggaggcggaGGGGGTCGGGATCGACCCGCGGCGGCGGTTGCTCGTGCttgggggcgacggaggggaggaggggaccccggacgatggagaggaggatgaggggggggggggggtccgggcggcggtggggcggcgggggccaCCGGCGAGGTGGGGGGGGGCGACGGGGGTctcgccccgatctggatcgggcgaggGAGCAGGGGAGCGTGGGTCGGGGCGCGTGGGGGGGAAgtgtggggcggctagggtttgccgcggggggtgaggggataagcgaCCGGCGCTGGGCCGGGCCAGGGGGGGGAATGGGCCAGGGGGGAGGGGCCAAGTGGGGAGGGGGAATGGGCCAGGGGGAATGGGCCAGGGGTTTTCCCTTCCCCCCCTTTTtttgtctttcctttttcttttattatttctcttttctgtttttagtttacttaaaatgccaaagcattttaccaaaattagtgcaccccaccataattaggttagctattttagacaacccccgaacatttttagtctttgttttgaaaccttttatctttgcttttgttttgattttgaattcgaaccggtttcgaactaacgcgagtttatccacagtaaccgaggtgacgtggcaacattagtggggattactgtagcataattacccgggcgtcacaattctcctccactacaagaaatctcgtcccgagatttaagcggtggagtaaggggcgaaggtgttggtagcgaaaaacctaacgagtctcctcggtcttggctgccctttcgaagaggttgatccctttcgttgaagtCTTCATTTCActacttcaagtcaccatgatcaatttgtcatcctttcttcgggatctccatcgtacttacgaataggtaaggggcagctctacaacaataggatgttacaagggaaaatcttttAGGGGTTATCCAAGTATGAACAtacgagtatctctcgagttgaacaaatgaaacacatcgagagcaaagtaagacggtgcaataagaagtttcaagcggataggcaatcgttcactgcctgaagcagagtgcgaaaggggttctgagcaacgggaataagtattgcgtccgataccagaacagatcaacaggcaagtggcccgtgaattacatacaaagtcaagcacgaggaataactttgacaacaggttgtacaggagagtcaggtttcgttcctgggacctgtgggttatgggcccaccatgtgggttaaaagtagaaaaaaagggggggctgacatcttgtacgatcacgatagcaaggcatgtcagagagtagcatgtcagttatgtcggcaacaatgtcggtacccagggcgaggggcgaagagaaccattttcctgctcgttgaacgaggcggaccagtaggcaaagttcccgtccatcggtggttaccggaatgtcatcaacaaaagtaacagggtcttactgatagaattttacaacgaggtgtttacataagcaggagaatattactgctcagatcatatagttcacaagaaaggttaaaccaacaatggaaggaaaatatgatcatcagattaaacagaacaatggaagggaaaatgtgtttaaacacataattcagggatatatccttcccaaggacaagcaaagcatgatatccatgacaggatataaagtaga from Triticum aestivum cultivar Chinese Spring chromosome 4A, IWGSC CS RefSeq v2.1, whole genome shotgun sequence harbors:
- the LOC123085032 gene encoding putative cysteine proteinase inhibitor 7, which produces MRTSIALVIVVAAIIYAVAMPATAMPGGWEHIGNINDPKIQGLGRWAVAEHVKQAGGRLRFIKVVLGTVQVVSGFNYRLVVEALNGAGKKDAYKVEVYEAAANKRRKLISFAPVAQEA